A genomic segment from Candidatus Brocadia sp. encodes:
- a CDS encoding radical SAM protein yields MTSFDFLHIDAEIAQGKVVGKAGGVLGKMLQPYVDQFFEKINSLKVIARVDGMQVYNLYNPPFPSQAGMRFLERKLRMMLYKMAFPVTANLAITHKCQCQCIHCSADPFIDPTKKELTVKEIKTVVDGALDLGASLIIYVGGEPLLREELYDLISYVDKTKAIPMIFTNGLLLTEENVQKLAKAGLFSLNISIDSSEPELHNEFRAVPGCYQKAFEGAERCRKAGILTGISTYATSESIKTGKVEKLLRIAQEQGFSEVTIFDCIPSGRFLKDTSKILTAEDRKQLIALTKKYHEMDHPMGINCMSIINSPRGVGCYGAQSQFYMTAYGDINPCDFNPINFGNVREMSIQDIWKKMVTHPDFSKRYPTCRMQSKAYRKKYIDPLPKNVRLPVKIEDIAPVELVDLETNLAGVS; encoded by the coding sequence ATGACATCATTTGATTTTTTACATATCGATGCCGAAATTGCTCAAGGGAAGGTTGTTGGGAAGGCGGGAGGGGTGCTCGGCAAGATGCTGCAACCCTATGTGGACCAGTTTTTTGAAAAGATTAATTCCTTGAAGGTAATTGCCCGGGTGGACGGTATGCAGGTGTACAACCTTTATAATCCGCCGTTTCCTAGCCAAGCAGGTATGCGGTTTCTCGAGAGAAAGTTGAGGATGATGTTGTATAAGATGGCATTCCCAGTTACTGCGAATCTGGCGATAACTCATAAATGCCAGTGTCAGTGTATCCATTGTAGTGCAGATCCATTTATAGATCCTACCAAAAAAGAGCTCACCGTAAAGGAAATAAAAACTGTAGTGGATGGGGCATTGGACCTTGGCGCCAGTCTTATTATCTATGTCGGTGGCGAACCACTGCTACGGGAAGAACTTTATGATCTTATTAGCTATGTGGATAAAACCAAGGCCATCCCGATGATATTTACCAATGGATTGCTCCTGACAGAAGAAAACGTTCAAAAGCTTGCTAAGGCAGGTTTATTTTCCTTAAACATCTCTATAGATAGCAGTGAGCCTGAATTACATAACGAGTTCAGGGCAGTGCCAGGTTGTTATCAAAAGGCGTTTGAAGGTGCCGAGCGTTGTCGAAAGGCTGGTATCTTGACCGGAATTTCCACATATGCAACCAGCGAGAGTATCAAAACCGGAAAGGTTGAAAAGCTCTTAAGGATTGCGCAAGAACAGGGATTTTCAGAGGTCACAATCTTTGATTGCATACCTTCGGGCCGATTCTTAAAAGATACGTCAAAAATCCTAACTGCAGAAGACCGAAAACAATTGATTGCCCTCACAAAGAAGTATCACGAGATGGACCATCCGATGGGAATAAACTGTATGTCCATTATTAATTCTCCGAGGGGCGTGGGTTGCTATGGGGCCCAATCACAATTCTATATGACTGCATACGGTGATATCAACCCTTGTGATTTTAACCCGATCAACTTTGGGAATGTGCGTGAAATGTCCATCCAGGACATATGGAAAAAGATGGTAACGCATCCGGATTTTAGCAAGAGATACCCCACTTGCCGTATGCAGAGCAAGGCATACAGGAAAAAATATATTGATCCACTTCCCAAAAATGTGCGGCTGCCCGTAAAAATAGAGGATATTGCGCCGGTTGAATTGGTTGATCTGGAGACGAACCTTGCAGGGGTAAGCTAG
- a CDS encoding Gfo/Idh/MocA family oxidoreductase, whose amino-acid sequence MSRLKVAVVGVGHLGKEHARVYTELPGVELVGVVDIQRKQAEKIARQYNTQCFSNHKEIIDKVAAVSIAVPTKSHYVIAKEFLKQGIHVMIEKPMTGTVSEARELINISKANGLVLQVGYIERFNPAIAAIKKLSINPRFIECHRLSPFTFRSADIGVVLDLMIHDLDIILHITGSKVKKFDAVGVNVISDKEDIANVRIQFQNGCVANVTASRVSLTSMRKMRLFSQDSYISIDYQKKDALIYKKSPQLTLKALNIPEMDVSTIADLKSYVFGDLLKIEHIKMDDYEPLRKELESFVNCIVERKEPVVSGEEGLKAIEVANDILCEIEKNLKVAYNGEYGG is encoded by the coding sequence ATGTCCAGATTAAAGGTCGCGGTAGTCGGTGTTGGTCATCTTGGGAAGGAGCATGCAAGGGTCTATACAGAGTTGCCTGGGGTGGAGTTGGTTGGAGTAGTTGATATACAGCGTAAACAGGCAGAAAAAATTGCCCGGCAGTACAACACGCAATGTTTCTCAAATCACAAGGAAATAATTGATAAAGTCGCAGCTGTAAGCATTGCGGTACCCACAAAGTCGCATTACGTCATAGCAAAAGAATTCCTGAAACAAGGAATTCATGTCATGATCGAAAAACCTATGACGGGAACGGTATCGGAGGCAAGAGAATTGATAAATATTAGCAAGGCGAATGGATTGGTACTTCAAGTAGGATATATTGAACGATTTAATCCTGCTATCGCTGCAATTAAAAAACTTTCAATTAATCCAAGGTTTATAGAGTGTCATCGGTTAAGCCCGTTTACCTTTCGTTCCGCTGATATTGGTGTGGTGCTGGATTTGATGATACATGATCTAGATATTATCCTGCACATAACCGGTTCGAAGGTAAAGAAATTTGATGCCGTGGGAGTAAATGTTATTTCGGATAAAGAGGATATTGCTAACGTCCGCATTCAATTTCAGAACGGATGTGTGGCAAATGTAACCGCAAGCAGGGTATCTCTTACATCCATGCGTAAAATGAGGTTGTTTTCTCAGGATTCATATATTTCTATTGATTATCAGAAAAAAGATGCATTAATATATAAGAAATCGCCACAATTAACATTGAAGGCGTTGAACATCCCTGAAATGGATGTTTCGACTATTGCAGATTTGAAAAGTTATGTATTTGGTGACCTGTTAAAAATAGAACATATAAAAATGGACGATTATGAGCCACTCAGAAAGGAGCTTGAATCTTTTGTGAATTGCATTGTGGAGCGGAAAGAGCCTGTTGTTTCCGGCGAGGAAGGCTTAAAAGCTATTGAGGTTGCAAATGATATTTTGTGCGAGATAGAGAAAAATCTAAAAGTCGCTTACAATGGGGAGTATGGAGGATAA
- the lpxA gene encoding acyl-ACP--UDP-N-acetylglucosamine O-acyltransferase, which yields MKIHKSAIVHPNAVLGKDVEIGPFSIIGADVTVGDGTVIKNHVTVIGNTTLGRNNVIYPNAVLGAEPQDLKYRGERTSLVLGDHNVVREGVTINIGTAGGGERTVIGDNNFFMACAHIAHDCILEDNVLLANGVLLGGHVVVERGAKLMGLVGIQPFVTIGRYAYVGGHTRIVQDVPPYVMIEGHPAKLRQVNVIGLEREGFSKEQINEIKEAFRTLFRSRELNKSKALEELEKKKDISPEVQYLIAFLRNIDKGKFGRYRESFRYSMVAAT from the coding sequence ATGAAAATTCATAAGTCGGCAATCGTGCACCCCAACGCTGTTTTGGGCAAAGATGTTGAAATCGGGCCTTTTTCTATAATAGGTGCGGACGTTACAGTCGGGGATGGGACTGTTATAAAAAACCATGTTACCGTGATTGGAAATACAACACTTGGAAGAAATAATGTTATCTATCCCAATGCCGTTTTGGGTGCAGAACCGCAGGACCTTAAATATCGCGGCGAGCGTACTTCTCTTGTGCTGGGGGATCACAACGTGGTGCGGGAAGGGGTGACCATTAATATAGGTACAGCGGGTGGCGGAGAAAGAACCGTAATAGGTGATAACAATTTTTTCATGGCATGTGCACACATTGCCCATGATTGCATTCTAGAGGATAATGTCCTTTTGGCGAATGGGGTGTTACTGGGCGGCCATGTTGTGGTAGAGAGAGGTGCCAAGCTTATGGGACTTGTTGGTATCCAACCTTTTGTGACTATTGGGAGATATGCATACGTGGGAGGTCATACCAGGATTGTTCAAGATGTTCCTCCGTATGTCATGATTGAAGGTCATCCGGCAAAGCTACGTCAGGTAAATGTCATTGGATTGGAGAGAGAGGGTTTCTCAAAAGAGCAGATTAACGAAATCAAAGAGGCATTTCGAACGTTATTTCGCTCCCGAGAATTGAATAAAAGCAAGGCCTTGGAAGAATTAGAAAAGAAAAAAGATATTTCCCCTGAGGTTCAGTATCTTATTGCTTTTTTGAGAAATATTGACAAGGGCAAGTTTGGAAGGTATCGGGAGTCTTTTCGATATTCGATGGTAGCGGCAACGTAA